From the genome of Lentilactobacillus buchneri, one region includes:
- a CDS encoding CPBP family intramembrane glutamic endopeptidase: MIRLENSVTHRYWQVAILEVLVFGLLIAIYSTELALGMGEISQIAVQEILLLVIFFALNYYWVKQPVRLAATVNFGKTLLISVPFILVLLYLLLISLAPHSGHTIVMAAVSGIGAGVFEEYLFRGLILGILLKSFPHFSKAKTIWYAVTISSILFGIAHGSNFMSQSVSSTLVQIFGAISIGFLLSALYLRSGSIIVPMLFHAAWDATIVLVSGSTFANVGSSTFSPLATVGELVLFVLIAMFYFRKSKLNEIDLKHFE; encoded by the coding sequence ATGATTAGATTGGAAAATTCAGTGACACATCGCTATTGGCAGGTCGCCATTCTTGAAGTGCTGGTATTTGGTCTGTTGATCGCGATTTATTCAACCGAATTGGCACTTGGGATGGGCGAAATCTCACAGATTGCTGTTCAGGAAATTTTGTTATTAGTGATCTTTTTTGCGTTAAATTATTATTGGGTTAAGCAACCCGTCAGATTGGCAGCCACTGTCAACTTTGGCAAAACGCTATTAATTTCGGTGCCATTTATTCTGGTTCTTTTATACTTGCTATTAATTTCACTGGCCCCGCACAGCGGTCATACCATCGTGATGGCGGCCGTTTCCGGAATCGGTGCCGGCGTTTTTGAAGAGTATTTATTCCGTGGATTGATTTTAGGCATCCTCTTGAAATCTTTTCCTCATTTTTCAAAAGCCAAAACGATTTGGTACGCGGTGACCATTTCCAGCATCTTATTTGGGATCGCCCACGGCAGTAATTTTATGTCCCAATCCGTTTCATCAACGCTGGTTCAAATTTTCGGCGCCATAAGTATCGGTTTCCTACTCAGTGCCCTTTATCTGCGGTCGGGATCAATTATCGTTCCAATGCTGTTTCACGCGGCTTGGGACGCTACTATCGTCTTGGTTTCAGGCAGCACCTTCGCCAACGTCGGCTCGTCAACCTTCTCACCGCTGGCAACCGTTGGTGAGTTAGTATTGTTCGTACTGATCGCGATGTTCTATTTTCGAAAGTCCAAACTCAATGAGATTGATTTGAAACATTTTGAATAA
- a CDS encoding exodeoxyribonuclease III has product MKFISWNVNGLRAAVKHDFAETFQQLDADFFCIQETKMQEGQLELDLPGYQQYFNYAERKGYSGTAIFTKHAPMHVTYGINGDEFDHEGRAITLEYPDFYLVTSYVPNSGAGLKRLDFRMGWNKAFYQYLTELDAKKPVILCGDLNVAHKEIDLKNPQSNHHNAGFTDEERQDFTKLLKAGFMDTFRHFYPDQTDIYSWWSYRFHSRDRNAGWRIDYFVASNRLADQIEDSKILTDVFGSDHCPVELDTKLPRPMI; this is encoded by the coding sequence ATGAAATTCATTTCTTGGAACGTGAACGGGCTTCGGGCCGCTGTGAAGCATGACTTTGCCGAGACATTTCAGCAGTTGGATGCTGATTTCTTCTGCATTCAAGAAACCAAGATGCAGGAAGGGCAGTTGGAGCTGGATTTGCCTGGTTACCAGCAATACTTCAATTATGCTGAACGGAAGGGTTACTCCGGCACGGCCATTTTTACCAAGCACGCACCGATGCATGTGACCTATGGCATTAACGGCGACGAGTTCGATCACGAAGGGCGGGCGATCACCCTTGAATATCCCGACTTTTATCTGGTGACCAGCTACGTTCCCAACTCTGGGGCTGGACTGAAACGACTCGATTTTCGTATGGGCTGGAACAAGGCCTTTTACCAATACTTAACTGAATTGGATGCCAAAAAACCGGTCATTCTCTGCGGCGATCTGAATGTGGCCCACAAAGAAATTGATTTGAAGAACCCGCAATCTAATCACCACAACGCTGGCTTTACCGATGAGGAACGCCAAGATTTCACCAAGCTTTTAAAGGCCGGCTTCATGGATACTTTCAGGCATTTTTACCCTGACCAGACAGACATCTATTCCTGGTGGAGTTATCGGTTCCATTCCCGCGATCGGAATGCCGGCTGGCGGATTGACTACTTTGTGGCCAGCAACCGGTTGGCGGATCAGATTGAGGACTCGAAGATTTTGACGGATGTGTTCGGCTCGGATCATTGTCCGGTAGAACTGGATACAAAATTACCACGACCCATGATATAA
- a CDS encoding IS30-like element ISLpl1 family transposase: MSSITYSERIKIETFCELGLSNIQMGVRLNRSPSTISYELSRCQPYQAELAQTDAEYKRSRCGRKTKLSDELKQKILNHLRLSWSPGMIAHEFKLATKSIYNWLNQGRIDFSLNDLPEHGVRQRRNVDQRSKYNQSLGRSIEQRPMMINQRNRIGDFELDTVVGPRGHSKAVLLTLIDRKSRFLWAYRLKDRTTATVNEALTKFLTTFNGPVHSFTVDRGTEFSGLVSLESQYGIKTYYCHAYTPAERGSNERFNRNLRYFYPKGTYFEHISAQGLKTTLLEINQRPLKILDWQTPYQVMLTNLSKNSD, from the coding sequence TTGTCTAGTATAACCTATTCCGAACGAATTAAAATCGAAACCTTTTGTGAACTAGGGCTGTCCAATATCCAAATGGGCGTTCGGCTGAACCGATCACCGTCAACAATTTCTTATGAATTATCTCGATGTCAACCTTATCAGGCTGAATTAGCACAAACAGATGCCGAATACAAGCGATCACGATGTGGTCGGAAAACTAAGCTGAGCGATGAGTTAAAGCAAAAAATTCTCAACCATTTACGTCTAAGCTGGTCACCAGGAATGATTGCTCACGAATTTAAACTAGCTACTAAATCTATTTATAATTGGCTAAATCAGGGGAGAATTGATTTCTCCTTGAATGATCTACCTGAACATGGCGTACGCCAACGGCGTAACGTTGACCAACGATCCAAATATAATCAATCTTTGGGGCGATCAATTGAACAGCGTCCCATGATGATTAATCAACGTAATCGCATCGGCGATTTTGAACTAGATACAGTCGTTGGTCCTCGTGGGCATAGTAAGGCAGTTTTATTAACTTTAATCGATCGCAAATCACGGTTCCTTTGGGCATACCGGTTAAAAGATCGGACGACAGCGACTGTTAATGAAGCACTAACTAAGTTCCTAACCACTTTTAATGGTCCGGTGCACAGCTTTACTGTGGACCGTGGCACTGAGTTTAGTGGGCTAGTATCACTTGAATCACAATATGGTATTAAGACCTATTACTGCCATGCTTATACGCCAGCTGAGCGCGGCAGTAATGAACGATTTAATCGGAACTTACGCTATTTTTATCCTAAGGGGACTTATTTTGAGCACATTAGTGCTCAAGGCTTGAAAACCACCTTACTCGAAATTAATCAGAGACCACTTAAAATACTTGACTGGCAAACACCTTATCAGGTCATGCTGACCAATTTGTCAAAAAATTCGGATTAA
- a CDS encoding alpha/beta hydrolase, with protein sequence MKKRRLALLSGLFLLIGLLSACTTSATGTPKIQGANQATPTLFFHGFGSSYHAETHMANTAVKAGVTKSVIRADVSNSGKVTFVGTFKPDDFHPIVEVNYLNSRNPNYHTQGKWAKNVVVKLQQRYGIKKMNMVGHSVGNMAIVFYLLDNAGNTKLPKLEKQVDIAGHFNGILGMDDAPNRMKLKADGEPTKINSHYRELLGLRHDKQLKTLEILNIYGDKNDGTHSDGDVSNASSKSLRYLVPQVKSYQEKRIVGPQAQHSKLHDNPQVDKLLVKFLWGRAS encoded by the coding sequence ATGAAGAAACGACGTTTGGCCTTACTGAGCGGCTTATTCCTGCTAATTGGCTTGCTCAGCGCCTGCACCACATCAGCCACAGGCACACCCAAAATTCAGGGTGCCAATCAGGCAACCCCGACCCTATTTTTCCACGGCTTCGGCAGCAGTTACCACGCTGAAACGCACATGGCTAACACAGCGGTCAAAGCCGGCGTCACCAAGTCGGTCATTCGCGCAGACGTTTCAAATAGCGGGAAAGTCACCTTTGTCGGGACTTTCAAGCCGGACGACTTCCACCCGATCGTTGAAGTGAACTATTTGAATTCACGAAACCCCAACTATCATACCCAGGGGAAATGGGCGAAAAATGTGGTCGTCAAGCTGCAACAACGCTACGGCATTAAGAAGATGAACATGGTCGGCCATTCTGTCGGCAACATGGCGATCGTCTTTTATTTACTGGACAACGCTGGCAACACCAAGCTGCCCAAGCTCGAGAAGCAAGTCGACATCGCGGGGCATTTCAACGGCATCCTGGGAATGGACGATGCCCCCAACCGGATGAAATTGAAGGCAGATGGCGAGCCGACTAAAATTAACAGCCATTACCGTGAGTTGCTGGGATTGCGCCACGACAAGCAATTGAAAACACTTGAAATTCTCAATATTTATGGCGATAAAAACGACGGCACCCACTCGGACGGCGACGTCAGCAATGCCTCCTCGAAATCCTTGAGATATCTGGTGCCGCAAGTCAAATCCTACCAGGAAAAGCGAATCGTCGGCCCACAGGCGCAGCACAGCAAGCTCCACGATAATCCGCAGGTTGATAAGCTGTTGGTCAAGTTTTTGTGGGGACGTGCGTCATAA
- a CDS encoding ABC transporter permease — protein sequence MPSAYQTATTKAATAKVAAGVKQLTRAKQQLQKAPQATYLYNDRTANVGYQDYFDESKSIAAIAVIFPGFFLFIAVLITFTTISRMIEKNRREIGLMRALGYTKGFISMKYVIYSILAGILGSIAGGVLGTLTLPKFIFSMLSNNNLTHYVGVIPWAFIVEALVAGLIATLGSAAVVLIINLREKPTELMRERAPKAGKRILLERIKPLWNRMNFNQKVSYRNLFRYKTRMIMTIVGIAGCTGLMLAGFGIRDSVNDLIPDQFNQVQHYQGIVTLSDADKRVHDPNIKAQTAAMVQSITVSPTKGTKRNATVTMVAPKTPTKLNDYVSLTSTQTGQSEKLTNQGVIITEKLATDMHAKKGSLLSAKLGNKLLKVKVAGVTKNYAGHYLYMTPKYFNQVSTTTYSPTSHLLKLKSESASQRQKTSRNLLKQSGVMNVTYPRYASSSLGTVGLSSVVLIFIALSAALGLVVLYNLTNVNISERMRELSTIKVLGFYDNEVTAYVARENVVLTLAGIVFGWGIGLILHHFIMIKAQTGAILFPLTVHYPGYIWSAVLTACFSLAVGVITHYKLKHIDMLDSLAASE from the coding sequence GTGCCAAGTGCCTATCAAACAGCAACCACCAAAGCAGCCACTGCCAAAGTCGCTGCCGGAGTCAAACAACTGACCCGTGCCAAGCAGCAATTACAGAAGGCGCCCCAAGCGACTTACCTGTACAACGACCGAACCGCCAACGTCGGCTATCAGGATTATTTTGATGAGTCCAAAAGTATCGCAGCCATCGCCGTCATTTTTCCCGGCTTCTTCTTATTCATTGCCGTTTTGATCACCTTTACGACCATTTCAAGAATGATTGAAAAGAACCGCCGAGAAATCGGTCTCATGCGGGCGCTGGGCTACACCAAGGGCTTCATTTCCATGAAATACGTCATTTATTCAATTCTTGCGGGAATTCTGGGATCAATTGCCGGCGGCGTTTTGGGAACCTTGACCCTGCCCAAATTTATTTTCAGCATGCTCAGCAATAACAACCTGACTCACTACGTCGGCGTGATTCCCTGGGCATTTATCGTCGAAGCGCTCGTGGCCGGGTTGATCGCCACCCTTGGCAGCGCGGCAGTTGTTCTAATCATTAATTTACGTGAAAAGCCGACCGAGCTGATGCGTGAACGAGCTCCGAAAGCCGGTAAACGGATTTTGCTCGAGCGAATCAAACCGCTGTGGAACCGGATGAATTTCAACCAAAAGGTCAGTTATCGGAATCTGTTCAGATATAAGACCCGGATGATCATGACTATCGTTGGGATTGCCGGTTGTACTGGCCTGATGCTGGCTGGATTTGGCATTCGGGACAGCGTCAACGATCTGATTCCCGATCAGTTCAATCAAGTTCAGCACTACCAGGGGATTGTCACGCTATCCGATGCCGATAAACGGGTGCATGATCCAAACATTAAAGCACAGACTGCGGCGATGGTTCAATCGATTACCGTCTCACCAACCAAAGGCACCAAGCGAAATGCGACGGTCACCATGGTGGCCCCCAAGACACCGACGAAATTGAACGATTATGTCTCACTGACCAGCACTCAAACCGGTCAGTCTGAAAAATTAACTAATCAGGGTGTCATCATCACCGAAAAATTGGCTACTGATATGCACGCCAAAAAAGGCAGCCTGCTTTCAGCCAAGCTGGGCAATAAGCTGCTGAAAGTCAAGGTTGCCGGGGTTACCAAGAATTACGCGGGCCATTATCTCTACATGACCCCCAAGTATTTCAATCAAGTTTCAACGACGACCTATTCACCGACTTCACACCTGTTGAAGCTCAAGAGTGAGAGTGCCAGCCAACGACAGAAGACCTCACGGAACCTGCTGAAACAAAGCGGCGTTATGAATGTGACTTATCCAAGATACGCCAGCAGCTCGCTGGGAACCGTTGGTTTAAGCTCAGTCGTGCTGATCTTTATCGCTTTGTCGGCCGCATTAGGTCTGGTGGTGTTATACAACCTGACCAATGTCAACATCTCCGAGCGGATGCGTGAATTGTCGACGATCAAGGTGTTGGGCTTCTACGATAATGAGGTCACAGCCTACGTTGCCAGAGAAAATGTTGTGCTGACCCTGGCCGGGATCGTCTTTGGCTGGGGCATCGGGTTAATCCTCCATCATTTTATTATGATCAAGGCTCAGACCGGAGCGATTTTGTTCCCGCTGACCGTTCATTATCCAGGGTACATCTGGTCAGCGGTCTTAACGGCCTGCTTCAGCTTAGCAGTCGGCGTGATTACCCATTACAAACTCAAACATATTGATATGTTGGATTCCCTGGCAGCTTCGGAATGA
- a CDS encoding ABC transporter permease yields MNTTYFKATIREITYAWGKFISIVLIILLGSLLYVGIRATGPDLDNSADQYFAHQNLGDMRVTSTLGLNNRDLSLIRTDPKVQIAEPSHMVTVKKSPNQVVQVYSYAKSAKLNQLKLVSGHLPQKADQIVLDQKAKDYKIGDRYRLPATDGLTTKTFKVVGFVNSPLFVSSTDRGTTNVGSGQVNYFAYAPAAAFNNTAHLTAGTSKYNQQVDHDKARLESKLKQRPAQRRSEMIDPQLKKVDQQLGQLQK; encoded by the coding sequence TTGAATACGACCTATTTCAAAGCCACCATTCGAGAGATTACTTATGCGTGGGGGAAGTTTATTTCGATCGTCCTAATCATTTTGTTGGGATCACTGCTGTATGTCGGGATTCGGGCGACTGGTCCGGATTTGGACAATTCTGCGGATCAGTATTTCGCTCATCAGAATCTCGGTGACATGAGGGTGACGTCAACCTTGGGATTAAACAACCGAGATCTCAGCTTGATACGCACCGACCCCAAGGTTCAGATTGCCGAACCCAGCCATATGGTGACGGTGAAGAAATCGCCGAATCAAGTGGTCCAGGTGTATTCCTATGCCAAATCGGCAAAATTAAATCAACTCAAATTGGTATCTGGGCATTTACCCCAGAAAGCCGATCAGATTGTCTTGGACCAAAAAGCTAAGGACTACAAGATCGGCGACCGTTACCGTTTGCCGGCAACCGATGGGCTCACCACTAAAACTTTTAAAGTGGTCGGATTCGTCAACTCACCGTTATTTGTCAGTTCAACCGACCGTGGCACCACCAACGTTGGCAGCGGCCAGGTGAATTATTTTGCCTATGCGCCGGCCGCGGCCTTTAACAACACGGCTCATTTAACGGCTGGGACCAGCAAGTACAACCAGCAGGTGGATCACGATAAAGCCCGGCTGGAAAGCAAACTCAAGCAACGGCCAGCTCAACGGCGCTCAGAGATGATCGACCCGCAGCTAAAGAAGGTTGACCAGCAACTTGGCCAACTTCAGAAATAG
- a CDS encoding glutathione peroxidase, protein MKTIYDYKETEMSGKTIDLSEFKNKVVVIVNTASKCGLAPQLEGLEELYKKYKNEGLVVLGLPSNQFHQELGSDQEADDYCRIHYGVTFPMTRRVAVNGDGEDPLFTHLKEESGHGKIKWNYTKFLVGKDGTLIHRYAPITKPESMEEAIYTALNQKNVL, encoded by the coding sequence ATGAAGACAATTTATGATTACAAAGAAACCGAAATGAGCGGTAAGACGATTGACTTGAGCGAATTCAAAAATAAAGTCGTTGTGATTGTGAATACTGCCAGCAAATGTGGTCTGGCACCTCAGTTGGAGGGCCTGGAAGAATTATATAAGAAATATAAGAATGAGGGCTTGGTCGTGTTAGGACTGCCTTCCAATCAATTCCACCAAGAGTTGGGAAGTGATCAAGAGGCCGATGATTATTGCCGGATTCATTATGGTGTCACCTTCCCGATGACTCGACGGGTTGCCGTTAATGGGGATGGTGAGGATCCACTGTTTACCCATCTCAAAGAAGAGTCCGGTCATGGCAAGATTAAATGGAACTACACTAAATTCCTGGTTGGCAAAGACGGCACCCTGATTCATCGATATGCGCCAATTACCAAGCCGGAGTCCATGGAAGAGGCTATTTATACGGCCCTCAATCAAAAAAATGTCTTGTAA
- a CDS encoding Abi family protein encodes MKDKGIRFELVSEPDAIQMLATKNYYFKLTSYRKNFHQIDGKYEKLDFAYLTDLASIDMQLRRYLLGISLDIEHGIKTRIIDLITKDPEEDGYSVVKDFSTFNQRGYDQTMKYLKRNDYLHDMYVKHRNHPSIWMFLEVATFGVLSRFVDFYYHRSRNKDVKLAHILLKYAKHIRNASAHNNAIMVNLFSAEEKVKHRNTTVVMFATKMGIDASLVTDMKVNDLVSLYSLHRRFSSVGSQELTRKEGQKLLKRASKHANYYTHEPVLIKFYQLFSKLINS; translated from the coding sequence ATGAAGGACAAGGGAATTAGATTCGAATTAGTATCAGAGCCTGACGCAATCCAAATGCTGGCGACTAAAAATTATTATTTCAAGTTGACATCCTATCGAAAGAATTTTCATCAGATTGATGGTAAATATGAAAAATTAGATTTTGCATATTTAACCGACTTGGCGTCGATCGATATGCAACTTCGGCGATACTTACTTGGAATCTCATTGGACATTGAACATGGAATTAAAACTCGGATAATTGATCTTATAACCAAGGATCCAGAAGAAGATGGCTATTCAGTGGTGAAGGACTTCAGTACATTTAATCAGCGAGGTTATGATCAAACTATGAAATACTTAAAGCGAAATGATTACTTGCACGATATGTATGTAAAGCACCGAAATCACCCCTCCATCTGGATGTTTTTGGAAGTCGCAACATTTGGTGTCCTTTCCAGGTTTGTAGACTTTTACTATCACCGCTCCAGAAACAAAGATGTTAAGCTTGCACATATATTGTTGAAGTATGCAAAGCATATTCGAAATGCATCAGCACATAATAATGCCATTATGGTTAATCTGTTTTCCGCTGAAGAAAAAGTAAAACATCGAAATACAACGGTTGTCATGTTTGCAACGAAGATGGGAATTGATGCATCTTTAGTAACCGATATGAAAGTAAATGACCTCGTTAGCTTGTATTCCTTACATAGACGATTTTCAAGTGTAGGGTCACAGGAATTAACCAGAAAAGAAGGGCAAAAATTACTGAAAAGGGCTAGCAAGCATGCAAATTATTATACTCATGAGCCTGTACTAATTAAGTTTTATCAACTATTTTCCAAACTAATTAATAGTTGA